TCGAGGAAGGAGAAGCGGGGGAAGGTATTGGCCAACCGCTGGGGGTAGCCGAGGGCATATTGAATGGGCAGCTTCATGTCGGGCAGGCCCAGTTGAGCTTTCAACGAGCCGTCTTCGAACTGCACCAGCGAGTGCACGATGCTTTGCGGGTGCACCACCACGTCAATCTGCTCATTGGTCAGGCCGAACAGCCACTTGGCTTCAATCACCTCCAGGCCCTTGTTCATGAGCGAAGCCGAGTCGATGGTGATTTTGGCGCCCATGTCCCAGTTGGGATGTTTCAGGGCCTGGGCTTTGGTCACAGCTTCCATCTCGCGGGCCGAGCGGCCGCGGAACGGCCCGCCCGATGCCGTGAGAATGATTTTCTCGATGGGATTCTGTTCTTCGCCCACCAGGCACTGGAAAATGGCCGAGTGTTCCGAGTCGACAGGCAGCAGGCGCACGCGGTGCTGCTTGATAAGGCCCGTAATCAGCTCGCCGGCCACCACCAGGGTTTCCTTGTTGGCCAGGGCAATGTCTTTGCCGGCCCGGATGGCGGCCACCGTGGGCAGCAGGCCCGCGTACCCCACCAGCGCGGTGAGCACGATGTCGATTTCGGGGCGCGTCACCACTTCGGCCAGGGCCGCGGCGCCGGCCAGCACTTCGGTTTCGGGCTGGTTGGCTAGGGCGGCTTTCAGGGGCTGGTAGGCGCTTT
This DNA window, taken from Hymenobacter sp. 5317J-9, encodes the following:
- a CDS encoding 1-deoxy-D-xylulose-5-phosphate reductoisomerase, giving the protein MIEKNEVKTLALLGATGSIGTQALEVVRQQPGRFRVAVLSAQRQWELLAQQAQEFRPAVVVIGDESAYQPLKAALANQPETEVLAGAAALAEVVTRPEIDIVLTALVGYAGLLPTVAAIRAGKDIALANKETLVVAGELITGLIKQHRVRLLPVDSEHSAIFQCLVGEEQNPIEKIILTASGGPFRGRSAREMEAVTKAQALKHPNWDMGAKITIDSASLMNKGLEVIEAKWLFGLTNEQIDVVVHPQSIVHSLVQFEDGSLKAQLGLPDMKLPIQYALGYPQRLANTFPRFSFLDYPTLTFEAPDRVAFPNLELAFGAMRRGGNAPCVLNAANEVAVAAFLREQVGFRQMSDLVAECLARVSYLAEPILADLVATDAETRRLAETLV